A part of Melittangium boletus DSM 14713 genomic DNA contains:
- the lnt gene encoding apolipoprotein N-acyltransferase has product MSPIAARARWAGTVLLGAVASAALVALFSRLEARWVGVCWVALVPWLWILDRTRSWREALFAGGAFALSFTAAVFGWFPEALHSYSQAPLPLCWLALLALAPLMELQFFTFALVRHHLRRTVSTGAWWRIPLLSALVYVGTEALCPKLFAETLGQGFFPSESLRQVADLAGAHGLTLMLLLGNECVFAAGKALVTRQGARRVLAPVAVLVVLLLGGVGYGTWRIHQVALAEARERPLVVGVVQANITKYEKLAAELGTYDVVRMILDTHYQLSDALLRERPVDLLIWPETVYPTTFGTPKSEAGAEFDAELTGFVSEHRVPLLFGTYDLEQEREYNAAMFLGPGREGTLTRSAYRKTMLFPLTEWVPEAIDTPWLRERLPWTGYWKRGPGPRTLAVSLREGRPLTLAPLICYESIFPDYVAEEARQGAELIVTLSNDSWFQGTPAPRLHLMHAGFRSIETRLPQVRVTNSGISALISATGEVLAEVPDDHRASLALTVPVTPRLSTVMVVWGDWLRPTALGVSLLWLLVPGVLARRRGKTGGYFRAA; this is encoded by the coding sequence ATGAGTCCGATCGCGGCACGCGCGCGGTGGGCGGGCACCGTCTTGCTCGGCGCCGTCGCCAGCGCGGCCCTCGTGGCGTTGTTCTCCCGGCTGGAGGCCCGGTGGGTGGGCGTGTGCTGGGTGGCGCTCGTGCCCTGGTTGTGGATCCTGGACCGGACGCGCTCCTGGCGCGAGGCCTTGTTCGCGGGAGGCGCGTTCGCCCTGAGCTTCACCGCCGCCGTCTTCGGCTGGTTCCCCGAGGCGCTGCACAGCTATTCCCAGGCCCCCCTGCCCTTGTGTTGGCTCGCGCTGCTCGCGCTGGCCCCGCTCATGGAGTTGCAGTTCTTCACCTTCGCGCTCGTGCGTCACCACCTGCGGCGCACCGTGTCCACGGGTGCCTGGTGGCGCATCCCGCTGTTGAGCGCGCTCGTGTACGTGGGCACCGAGGCACTGTGCCCCAAGCTCTTCGCGGAGACGCTGGGCCAGGGATTCTTCCCCTCGGAGTCGCTGCGCCAGGTCGCGGACCTCGCCGGAGCGCATGGCCTCACGTTGATGTTGCTGCTCGGCAACGAGTGCGTGTTCGCCGCGGGCAAGGCGCTCGTGACAAGACAGGGCGCGCGGCGCGTCCTGGCCCCCGTGGCGGTCCTCGTGGTGCTGCTCCTGGGCGGCGTCGGCTACGGGACGTGGCGCATCCATCAGGTGGCCCTCGCGGAGGCCCGGGAGCGACCCCTGGTGGTGGGTGTCGTGCAGGCGAACATCACGAAGTACGAGAAGCTCGCGGCGGAGCTGGGCACGTACGACGTGGTGCGGATGATCCTCGATACCCACTACCAGCTCTCGGACGCGCTGCTGCGCGAGCGGCCGGTGGATCTGCTCATCTGGCCCGAGACGGTGTACCCGACGACCTTTGGCACGCCCAAGAGCGAGGCGGGCGCCGAGTTCGACGCGGAGCTGACGGGGTTCGTCTCGGAGCACCGGGTGCCGCTGCTCTTCGGCACCTACGATCTGGAGCAGGAGCGGGAGTACAACGCCGCCATGTTCCTGGGCCCCGGGCGAGAGGGCACCCTGACACGCTCGGCCTACCGCAAGACGATGCTCTTTCCGCTGACGGAGTGGGTCCCCGAGGCGATCGACACGCCCTGGCTGCGCGAGCGGCTGCCGTGGACGGGCTACTGGAAGCGGGGGCCCGGTCCGCGCACGCTGGCCGTCTCCCTGCGCGAGGGCCGGCCACTCACGCTCGCGCCGCTCATCTGCTACGAGTCCATCTTCCCCGACTACGTGGCCGAGGAGGCCCGCCAGGGCGCGGAGCTCATCGTCACCCTGTCCAACGACTCGTGGTTCCAGGGCACGCCCGCGCCTCGGCTGCACCTGATGCACGCGGGGTTTCGCAGCATCGAGACGCGGCTGCCGCAAGTGCGCGTCACCAACTCGGGCATTTCCGCGCTCATCAGCGCCACGGGTGAAGTGCTCGCCGAGGTGCCGGATGACCACCGCGCGAGCCTCGCCCTGACGGTGCCCGTCACCCCTCGCCTGTCCACGGTGATGGTGGTCTGGGGGGACTGGCTGCGACCCACCGCGCTCGGGGTGAGCCTGCTGTGGCTGCTCGTGCCGGGAGTGCTCGCCCGGCGCCGTGGCAAGACGGGGGGCTACTTCCGCGCGGCGTGA
- a CDS encoding SGNH/GDSL hydrolase family protein, with product MFSRSTRSRALALTALLVSASATATTINQNTSWTISRTESNPTWRVVAYGDSLYAGYNGNLFSVAKRAGPLVDGEYLAHEWKANIEVVRRARSGARADDIYENKILAEKSYMQANTTRVVTFEMCGNDYLQARSAFSAQKGTCDYTGLDAALANCTRYTEKAMQAINQYATQARLKVVANLYYPGFDADNVPTTCTDAQQKPVNKREKFLPYVVTSNWRTCHLAEQYGFQCADVFAEFMGADYDGNGDGQIDRDALLYIPGESESAYVSRVTGTLGATLRDANTHFVDANTSYDYLQSDNVHPTHFSSATISLGFFSGTGTGSGPSDFPDAQISEGKNPQWNGWGHERMGWRLSTFNLTAP from the coding sequence ATGTTCAGTCGTTCCACGCGGTCGCGCGCCCTGGCGCTGACGGCCCTCCTGGTGAGCGCGAGCGCCACCGCCACGACCATCAACCAGAACACCTCCTGGACCATCTCCCGGACGGAGTCGAACCCGACCTGGCGTGTCGTGGCCTATGGGGATTCCCTCTACGCGGGCTACAACGGCAACCTGTTCAGCGTGGCCAAACGCGCGGGGCCGCTCGTGGATGGCGAGTACCTGGCCCACGAGTGGAAGGCGAATATCGAGGTCGTCCGCCGCGCCCGTTCCGGCGCCCGGGCCGACGACATCTACGAGAACAAGATCCTCGCGGAGAAGTCCTACATGCAGGCGAACACCACCCGCGTGGTGACGTTCGAGATGTGCGGCAATGACTACCTGCAAGCGCGCTCGGCGTTCTCCGCGCAGAAGGGAACGTGCGACTACACCGGGCTGGACGCGGCCCTGGCCAACTGCACCCGCTACACGGAGAAGGCCATGCAGGCCATCAACCAGTACGCGACCCAGGCCCGGCTCAAGGTCGTCGCCAACCTCTACTACCCGGGCTTCGACGCGGACAACGTGCCCACCACCTGCACGGACGCCCAGCAGAAGCCCGTCAACAAGCGCGAGAAATTCCTCCCCTACGTGGTCACGAGCAACTGGCGCACGTGTCACCTCGCGGAGCAGTACGGCTTCCAGTGCGCGGACGTGTTCGCCGAATTCATGGGGGCCGACTACGACGGCAACGGGGATGGACAGATCGATCGAGACGCCCTGCTCTACATCCCGGGAGAGAGCGAGTCCGCCTACGTCTCCCGCGTCACCGGCACGCTTGGCGCCACCCTTCGCGACGCCAATACGCACTTCGTCGACGCGAACACCAGCTACGACTACCTGCAGTCGGACAACGTCCACCCCACCCACTTCTCCTCGGCCACCATCTCCCTGGGATTCTTCTCGGGCACAGGCACGGGCTCGGGCCCCTCGGACTTCCCGGATGCCCAGATCTCCGAGGGGAAGAATCCCCAATGGAATGGGTGGGGCCACGAGCGCATGGGGTGGCGTCTTTCCACCTTCAACCTCACGGCACCGTGA
- a CDS encoding YXWGXW repeat-containing protein, producing the protein MTPRWLLCAMIGLAAPVVHGQTNPTYSQEYGPQDDGYGEGEDYAPLAPSAPPALPSEKPSARPYTDAVWTSGHWYWDGAQWRYKQGGWIASMPGYQFVNGYWQQQGANAWGWVPGGWAQPGSTQVEIPIAVTDEDVATTQAPPALQSEVRPPSPDPNYTWAPGYWYWAGANWTWIDGSWIAPPRPGLIFVSPRWYQRGRSWHFAGGGWAVRGSTRIVVPEYRYAHVNVGWGRPSYFVHTWRNYAVVHPSRYHGYRHAPRYYWDSRTYRPAPYRPGPRYVAPSSPSRGGGWDRGPSRNHDRGPNRDHDRGPNRDHDRGHGRGNVHDSSPVHDRGGGRHR; encoded by the coding sequence ATGACGCCTCGATGGTTGCTGTGCGCGATGATTGGATTGGCGGCCCCGGTGGTCCACGGGCAGACCAACCCCACCTATTCACAGGAATACGGCCCGCAGGACGACGGGTATGGTGAGGGCGAGGATTACGCCCCGCTGGCGCCCTCGGCGCCGCCCGCCCTTCCTTCCGAGAAGCCCTCGGCGCGGCCGTACACGGACGCGGTGTGGACCTCCGGGCACTGGTACTGGGATGGCGCTCAGTGGCGCTACAAGCAGGGAGGCTGGATCGCCTCCATGCCCGGCTACCAGTTCGTCAATGGCTACTGGCAGCAGCAAGGAGCCAACGCGTGGGGATGGGTGCCGGGCGGTTGGGCCCAGCCCGGCTCCACACAGGTGGAGATTCCCATCGCCGTGACCGATGAGGACGTCGCGACGACCCAGGCGCCTCCCGCGCTCCAGTCGGAAGTCCGTCCTCCCTCTCCGGACCCGAACTACACGTGGGCGCCGGGTTACTGGTACTGGGCGGGCGCGAACTGGACGTGGATCGACGGCTCCTGGATCGCCCCGCCCCGCCCCGGCCTGATCTTCGTGTCACCCCGCTGGTACCAGCGCGGCCGCTCGTGGCACTTCGCGGGTGGCGGTTGGGCGGTCCGCGGCTCCACGCGCATCGTGGTGCCCGAGTACCGCTACGCCCATGTGAACGTGGGCTGGGGCCGCCCCAGCTACTTCGTGCACACCTGGCGCAACTACGCGGTGGTGCACCCGTCCCGCTACCACGGCTATCGCCATGCGCCGCGCTACTACTGGGATTCCCGCACGTATCGTCCGGCGCCCTATCGGCCCGGCCCTCGCTACGTCGCTCCGTCCTCGCCCTCACGGGGAGGCGGCTGGGATCGCGGCCCCAGCCGGAATCATGACCGGGGCCCCAACCGGGATCATGACCGGGGCCCCAACCGGGATCATGACCGGGGCCATGGCCGCGGAAACGTCCACGACTCGAGCCCCGTCCATGATCGGGGTGGAGGCCGCCACCGCTGA
- a CDS encoding dipeptidase gives MRPLRAFLGLSLFITSACVHGGNVSATSTDLSERSRALAQRLIIADGHIDVPYRLGASLVPDGSLTEDISQRTPKGDFDYPRAVEGGLDVAFMSIYISADLQTQPGESKIRADRLIDLVEGLARSSPEKFALAYSPDDAERNTREGKLSFALGIENGSALEDSLENVAHFQRRGVRYITLTHSKDNALGDSSYNEGKRTWNGLSPLGRRVVAEMNRVGIMVDIAHVSDDVVRQVLELSQVPVIASHSSCRHFTPGFERNLSDELIQAVAAKGGVVMINFGSGFLTKESRAAEAEIRGVIQAFKERNPSVTPAAVDAFAESYLREHPLPRARVEDVADHIDHVVKRVGIDHVGLGSDFDGVGPTLPVGLEDVSKYPNLFRVLLERGYSEADLEKLASGNVFRVWRQVEAHAARK, from the coding sequence ATGAGACCCCTCCGCGCGTTCCTTGGCCTGTCCCTGTTCATTACCTCCGCCTGTGTCCATGGCGGGAATGTTTCCGCGACCTCCACGGATCTCTCCGAGCGGAGCCGGGCCCTGGCCCAGCGCCTCATCATCGCGGATGGCCACATCGACGTGCCCTACCGGCTCGGCGCCTCGTTGGTCCCCGATGGCTCGCTCACCGAGGACATCTCCCAGCGCACGCCGAAGGGGGACTTCGATTATCCCCGCGCCGTGGAGGGAGGGCTCGACGTGGCCTTCATGTCCATCTACATCTCCGCGGACCTCCAGACGCAGCCCGGTGAGTCCAAGATCCGCGCGGATCGGTTGATCGATCTGGTGGAGGGTCTGGCCCGGAGTTCGCCGGAGAAGTTCGCCCTGGCCTATTCGCCCGATGACGCCGAGCGCAACACGCGGGAGGGGAAGCTCTCCTTCGCCCTCGGCATCGAGAACGGCTCCGCCCTGGAGGACTCGCTGGAGAACGTGGCGCACTTCCAGCGGCGGGGCGTGCGCTACATCACCCTCACGCACTCCAAGGACAACGCGCTCGGCGACTCCTCTTATAATGAGGGCAAGCGCACCTGGAACGGGCTCAGCCCCCTGGGCCGGCGGGTCGTGGCCGAGATGAACCGGGTGGGCATCATGGTGGACATCGCCCACGTGTCCGATGACGTCGTGCGCCAGGTGCTCGAGTTGAGCCAGGTGCCCGTCATCGCCTCGCACTCCTCGTGCCGCCACTTCACGCCCGGCTTCGAGCGCAACCTCAGCGACGAGCTCATCCAGGCCGTGGCCGCCAAGGGCGGGGTGGTGATGATCAACTTCGGCTCGGGCTTCCTCACGAAGGAGTCCAGAGCCGCGGAGGCGGAGATTCGCGGGGTCATCCAGGCCTTCAAGGAGCGTAACCCCTCCGTCACCCCCGCCGCGGTGGATGCCTTCGCCGAGTCCTACCTGCGCGAGCACCCGCTCCCTCGGGCCCGGGTCGAGGACGTGGCGGACCACATCGACCACGTGGTGAAGCGGGTGGGCATCGACCACGTGGGTCTGGGCTCGGATTTCGATGGGGTGGGGCCCACGCTTCCGGTGGGGCTCGAGGACGTGTCCAAGTACCCGAACCTCTTCCGCGTCCTGCTGGAGCGGGGCTACAGCGAGGCGGACCTGGAGAAGCTCGCCTCGGGCAACGTCTTCCGCGTGTGGCGCCAAGTCGAGGCTCACGCCGCGCGGAAGTAG